Part of the Chlamydia muridarum str. Nigg genome is shown below.
AGTTAGCTCTTGGGCAATTCGAGATGCATAATGAAGCAACAAAAAGTGCCCATCGTATTTTGTATTCAAAATTAGCAGAAACCATTGTACAGCAGGTATACTATGACCTTTTCTGAAGGAGAACATGTTTTCCCTGCAATGTTACAAGAACTTTACACTATGCTCGATTTTGTAAAACGAGCTGGCTTTCGCTGTCATTGTTCTAAAGAAAAATTATTAAAATTAGAACTAGCTTGCGAAGAGATTCTTGTGAACATCATTACCCATGCTTATCGATCTTTGCCGTCCCCAGGATGGATCCGCATTCTTTGCACAGAAACCTCAAATGCTCTTTTAGTTAGGATCACAGATCATGGTCCGGCTTTTAACCCAATCACCGCCTCCCCAGACATCATGCGGCAAGATCTGCCGATCGAGCAAAGAAAAATTGGTGGATTAGGGATATTTCTAGCAAAACATTCTGTAGATGTTTTTGATTATGAGCGAGTAAACGATATGAATGTTGTTACACTAACATTATATACACAACCCCAAGATCAATGATCCCTGCTCCTTATTGAGAAGGGAACAAGGATCTTAACTCCTTTTCTGTATCTCGGATATCGTATAAATATCTTCGCAAAGCCTCTAAAATCAGGCTAGAATTGTTGTACTTCCCAGAAGCCTCAAAAGCTAATTCTGGAGAAAACTTCATATCTTGATTTAAAGCAATATAGCCTCGAGTAACAGCCTCTCCATTAATTAACCCAGGCACCAACCAAACAGCAAAATTTGTGTTAAATAAAGTGAGTTTATCTGAAGATTCTGATACGATGAAGTCATTGACAGCGCCATCAGCAAGTCCCTCAGCTTTAAAATCTAAAGCCGAACGCGCTAAAACATCAGAAATATCCAGAAAGCCCTCTGGAAAAGCTGTATTGTAGTTTGCCATTGAGTGACGG
Proteins encoded:
- a CDS encoding ATP-binding protein — protein: MTFSEGEHVFPAMLQELYTMLDFVKRAGFRCHCSKEKLLKLELACEEILVNIITHAYRSLPSPGWIRILCTETSNALLVRITDHGPAFNPITASPDIMRQDLPIEQRKIGGLGIFLAKHSVDVFDYERVNDMNVVTLTLYTQPQDQ